From one Bos taurus isolate L1 Dominette 01449 registration number 42190680 breed Hereford chromosome 24, ARS-UCD2.0, whole genome shotgun sequence genomic stretch:
- the MBD1 gene encoding methyl-CpG-binding domain protein 1 isoform X5, which produces MAEDWLDCPALGPGWKRREVFRKSGATCGRSDTYYQSPTGDRIRSKVELTRYLGPACDLTLFDFKQGVLCYPSPKAQSLAITSRKRKKPSKPAKARKCQVGPQKSEVRKEAPRDDTKADTDTVPASLPAPGCCENCGISFSGDGTRRQRLKTLCKDCRAQRIAFNREQRMFKRVGCGECTACQVKEDCGACSTCLLQLPHDVASGLFCKCERRRCLRIVERSRGCGVCRGCQTREDCGRCRVCLRPPRPGLRRQWKCVQRRCLRGKHGRRRGGCDSKVVPRRRPPRAQSPPPPPPPQPPESPELHPRALAPSPPAEFIYYCVDEDELPYTNRRQNRKCGTCAACLRRMDCGHCDFCCDKPKFGGSNQKRQKCRWRQCLQFAMKRLLPSVWAGSEDGASPPPAHPRRKRPGSTRRPHLGQTLKPPLATPAAQPDRAQTPVKEEAGSGFVLPPPGTDLVFLREGASSPVQVPGPAPASTETRLQEAQCPGLSWVVALPQVKQEKADAQEDWTPGTAILTSPVLLPGCPSKAVDPGLPAVKQEPPDPEEDKDDNKADSTSDLPPEEEAGGAGTPVITEIFSLGGTRLRDTAVWLPSLQGRQSGREDGCKKWETEDTLAPMSTSWKPQGWPGSHVSLSPPPTSVTWVSCRRSWCPSSQS; this is translated from the exons ATGGCTGAGGACTGGCTGGACtgcccagccctgggccctggctggAAGCGCCGTGAGGTTTTTCGCAAGTCAGGTGCCACCTGTGGACGCTCAGACACCTACTACCAGAG CCCCACAGGAGACAGGATCCGAAGCAAAGTTGAGCTGACCCGATACCTGGGCCCTGCATGTGATCTCACCCTCTTCGACTTCAAACAAGGCGTCCTCTGCTATCCATCCCCCAAG GCCCAATCCTTGGCCATCACCAGCAGGAAGCGGAAGAAGCCTTCGAAGCCAGCCAAGGCTCGGAAGTGTCAGGTTGGACCTCAGAAGAGTGAGGTCAGGAAGGAGGCACCAAGGGATGACACCAAGGCTGACACTGACACAGTCCCAGCTTCGCTTCCTGCCCCTGG GTGCTGTGAGAACTGTGGAATCAGCTTTTCAGGAGATGGTACCCGAAGGCAGCGGCTCAAGACTTTGTGCAAGGACTGCCGAG CACAGAGGATCGCTTTCAATCGGGAGCAGAGGATGTTTAAG CGTGTGGGCTGCGGGGAGTGCACGGCCTGCCAGGTAAAGGAAGACTGTGGGGCCTGCTCCACCTGCCTCCTGCAGTTGCCCCATGATGTGGCCTCGGGGCTGTTCTGCAAGTGTGAGCGAAGACGGTGCCTCCGCATTGTGGAAAGG AGCCGAGGGTGTGGAGTGTGCCGGGGCTGTCAGACCCGAGAGGACTGTGGCCGCTGTCGAGTCTGCCTTCGCCCTCCGCGCCCCGGTCTCCGGCGCCAGTGGAAGTGCGTCCAGCGGCGCTGCCTCCGG GGTAAACACGGCCGCCGCAGAGGAGGCTGCGACTCCAAGGTGGTGCCCCGGCGGCGTCCACCCCGAGCCCAGTCACCGCCTCCACCTCCCCCACCGCAGCCTCCAGAGTCTCCGGAGCTG CACCCCAGAGCCCTGGCCCCCTCGCCACCTGCTGAATTCATCTATTACTGTGTAGACGAGGACGAGCTA CCTTACACAAACCGTCGGCAGAACCGCAAGTGTGGGACCTGTGCAGCCTGCCTGCGGCGGATGGACTGTGGCCACTGCGACTTCTGCTGTGACAAGCCCAAGTTTGGGGGCAGCAACCAGAAGCGCCAGAAGTGTCGCTGGCGCCAGTGCCTGCAGTTTGCTATG AAGCGGCTGCTGCCAAGTGTCTGGGCAGGGTCCGAAGATGGGGCATCGCCGCCCCCAGCTCACCCTCGTCGAAAGAGGCCTGGCTCTACTCGAAGGCCCCATCTGGGTCAGACCCTGAAGCCTCCCTTGGCCACACCCGCAGCTCAACCAGACCGAGCCCAGACTCCAGTGAAGGAGGAAGCAGGCAGTGGCTTTGTGCTGCCCCCACCTGGCACTGACCTTGTGTTCTTACGGGAGGGTGCAAGCAGTCCCGTGCAGGTGCCTGGCCCAGCCCCGGCTTCCACAGAAACTCGGTTGCAG GAGGCCCAGTGCCCTGGCCTGAGTTGGGTTGTGGCCTTACCCCAGGTGAAGCAAGAGAAGGCGGATGCCCAGGAAGACTGGACACCTGGCACAGCCATCCTGACTTCTCCTGTATTGCTGCCTGGCTGCCCCAGCAAG GCAGTAGACCCAGGCCTGCCAGCAGTGAAGCAAGAGCCACCTGACCCTGAGGAGGACAAGGACGACAACAAGGCTGACTCCACCTCTGACTTGCCcccagaggaggaggcaggaggggctggCACGCCCGTG ATCACGGAGATTTTCAGCCTGGGTGGAACCCGCCTCCGGGACACAGCAGTCTGGTTGCCAAG
- the MBD1 gene encoding methyl-CpG-binding domain protein 1 isoform X21 has translation MAEDWLDCPALGPGWKRREVFRKSGATCGRSDTYYQSPTGDRIRSKVELTRYLGPACDLTLFDFKQGVLCYPSPKAQSLAITSRKRKKPSKPAKARKCQVGPQKSEVRKEAPRDDTKADTDTVPASLPAPGCCENCGISFSGDGTRRQRLKTLCKDCRAQRIAFNREQRMFKRVGCGECTACQVKEDCGACSTCLLQLPHDVASGLFCKCERRRCLRIVERSRGCGVCRGCQTREDCGRCRVCLRPPRPGLRRQWKCVQRRCLRGKHGRRRGGCDSKVVPRRRPPRAQSPPPPPPPQPPESPELHPRALAPSPPAEFIYYCVDEDELPYTNRRQNRKCGTCAACLRRMDCGHCDFCCDKPKFGGSNQKRQKCRWRQCLQFAMKRLLPSVWAGSEDGASPPPAHPRRKRPGSTRRPHLGQTLKPPLATPAAQPDRAQTPVKEEAGSGFVLPPPGTDLVFLREGASSPVQVPGPAPASTETRLQEAQCPGLSWVVALPQVKQEKADAQEDWTPGTAILTSPVLLPGCPSKAVDPGLPAVKQEPPDPEEDKDDNKADSTSDLPPEEEAGGAGTPVITEIFSLGGTRLRDTAVWLPRSKDLKKPGGRKQ, from the exons ATGGCTGAGGACTGGCTGGACtgcccagccctgggccctggctggAAGCGCCGTGAGGTTTTTCGCAAGTCAGGTGCCACCTGTGGACGCTCAGACACCTACTACCAGAG CCCCACAGGAGACAGGATCCGAAGCAAAGTTGAGCTGACCCGATACCTGGGCCCTGCATGTGATCTCACCCTCTTCGACTTCAAACAAGGCGTCCTCTGCTATCCATCCCCCAAG GCCCAATCCTTGGCCATCACCAGCAGGAAGCGGAAGAAGCCTTCGAAGCCAGCCAAGGCTCGGAAGTGTCAGGTTGGACCTCAGAAGAGTGAGGTCAGGAAGGAGGCACCAAGGGATGACACCAAGGCTGACACTGACACAGTCCCAGCTTCGCTTCCTGCCCCTGG GTGCTGTGAGAACTGTGGAATCAGCTTTTCAGGAGATGGTACCCGAAGGCAGCGGCTCAAGACTTTGTGCAAGGACTGCCGAG CACAGAGGATCGCTTTCAATCGGGAGCAGAGGATGTTTAAG CGTGTGGGCTGCGGGGAGTGCACGGCCTGCCAGGTAAAGGAAGACTGTGGGGCCTGCTCCACCTGCCTCCTGCAGTTGCCCCATGATGTGGCCTCGGGGCTGTTCTGCAAGTGTGAGCGAAGACGGTGCCTCCGCATTGTGGAAAGG AGCCGAGGGTGTGGAGTGTGCCGGGGCTGTCAGACCCGAGAGGACTGTGGCCGCTGTCGAGTCTGCCTTCGCCCTCCGCGCCCCGGTCTCCGGCGCCAGTGGAAGTGCGTCCAGCGGCGCTGCCTCCGG GGTAAACACGGCCGCCGCAGAGGAGGCTGCGACTCCAAGGTGGTGCCCCGGCGGCGTCCACCCCGAGCCCAGTCACCGCCTCCACCTCCCCCACCGCAGCCTCCAGAGTCTCCGGAGCTG CACCCCAGAGCCCTGGCCCCCTCGCCACCTGCTGAATTCATCTATTACTGTGTAGACGAGGACGAGCTA CCTTACACAAACCGTCGGCAGAACCGCAAGTGTGGGACCTGTGCAGCCTGCCTGCGGCGGATGGACTGTGGCCACTGCGACTTCTGCTGTGACAAGCCCAAGTTTGGGGGCAGCAACCAGAAGCGCCAGAAGTGTCGCTGGCGCCAGTGCCTGCAGTTTGCTATG AAGCGGCTGCTGCCAAGTGTCTGGGCAGGGTCCGAAGATGGGGCATCGCCGCCCCCAGCTCACCCTCGTCGAAAGAGGCCTGGCTCTACTCGAAGGCCCCATCTGGGTCAGACCCTGAAGCCTCCCTTGGCCACACCCGCAGCTCAACCAGACCGAGCCCAGACTCCAGTGAAGGAGGAAGCAGGCAGTGGCTTTGTGCTGCCCCCACCTGGCACTGACCTTGTGTTCTTACGGGAGGGTGCAAGCAGTCCCGTGCAGGTGCCTGGCCCAGCCCCGGCTTCCACAGAAACTCGGTTGCAG GAGGCCCAGTGCCCTGGCCTGAGTTGGGTTGTGGCCTTACCCCAGGTGAAGCAAGAGAAGGCGGATGCCCAGGAAGACTGGACACCTGGCACAGCCATCCTGACTTCTCCTGTATTGCTGCCTGGCTGCCCCAGCAAG GCAGTAGACCCAGGCCTGCCAGCAGTGAAGCAAGAGCCACCTGACCCTGAGGAGGACAAGGACGACAACAAGGCTGACTCCACCTCTGACTTGCCcccagaggaggaggcaggaggggctggCACGCCCGTG ATCACGGAGATTTTCAGCCTGGGTGGAACCCGCCTCCGGGACACAGCAGTCTGGTTGCCAAG GTCCAAGGACCTTAAAAAACCTGGAGGTAGAAAGCAGTAG
- the MBD1 gene encoding methyl-CpG-binding domain protein 1 isoform X32 → MAEDWLDCPALGPGWKRREVFRKSGATCGRSDTYYQSPTGDRIRSKVELTRYLGPACDLTLFDFKQGVLCYPSPKAQSLAITSRKRKKPSKPAKARKCQVGPQKSEVRKEAPRDDTKADTDTVPASLPAPGCCENCGISFSGDGTRRQRLKTLCKDCRAQRIAFNREQRMFKRVGCGECTACQVKEDCGACSTCLLQLPHDVASGLFCKCERRRCLRIVERSRGCGVCRGCQTREDCGRCRVCLRPPRPGLRRQWKCVQRRCLRHLAHRLRRHHQRCQRRPPLAVAPPAGKHGRRRGGCDSKVVPRRRPPRAQSPPPPPPPQPPESPELQPYTNRRQNRKCGTCAACLRRMDCGHCDFCCDKPKFGGSNQKRQKCRWRQCLQFAMKRLLPSVWAGSEDGASPPPAHPRRKRPGSTRRPHLGQTLKPPLATPAAQPDRAQTPVKEEAGSGFVLPPPGTDLVFLREGASSPVQVPGPAPASTETRLQAVDPGLPAVKQEPPDPEEDKDDNKADSTSDLPPEEEAGGAGTPVITEIFSLGGTRLRDTAVWLPRSKDLKKPGGRKQ, encoded by the exons ATGGCTGAGGACTGGCTGGACtgcccagccctgggccctggctggAAGCGCCGTGAGGTTTTTCGCAAGTCAGGTGCCACCTGTGGACGCTCAGACACCTACTACCAGAG CCCCACAGGAGACAGGATCCGAAGCAAAGTTGAGCTGACCCGATACCTGGGCCCTGCATGTGATCTCACCCTCTTCGACTTCAAACAAGGCGTCCTCTGCTATCCATCCCCCAAG GCCCAATCCTTGGCCATCACCAGCAGGAAGCGGAAGAAGCCTTCGAAGCCAGCCAAGGCTCGGAAGTGTCAGGTTGGACCTCAGAAGAGTGAGGTCAGGAAGGAGGCACCAAGGGATGACACCAAGGCTGACACTGACACAGTCCCAGCTTCGCTTCCTGCCCCTGG GTGCTGTGAGAACTGTGGAATCAGCTTTTCAGGAGATGGTACCCGAAGGCAGCGGCTCAAGACTTTGTGCAAGGACTGCCGAG CACAGAGGATCGCTTTCAATCGGGAGCAGAGGATGTTTAAG CGTGTGGGCTGCGGGGAGTGCACGGCCTGCCAGGTAAAGGAAGACTGTGGGGCCTGCTCCACCTGCCTCCTGCAGTTGCCCCATGATGTGGCCTCGGGGCTGTTCTGCAAGTGTGAGCGAAGACGGTGCCTCCGCATTGTGGAAAGG AGCCGAGGGTGTGGAGTGTGCCGGGGCTGTCAGACCCGAGAGGACTGTGGCCGCTGTCGAGTCTGCCTTCGCCCTCCGCGCCCCGGTCTCCGGCGCCAGTGGAAGTGCGTCCAGCGGCGCTGCCTCCGG CACCTTGCTCACCGCCTCCGTCGCCACCATCAGCGATGTCAACGACGCCCTCCCCTGGCTGTGGCTCCCCCTGCT GGTAAACACGGCCGCCGCAGAGGAGGCTGCGACTCCAAGGTGGTGCCCCGGCGGCGTCCACCCCGAGCCCAGTCACCGCCTCCACCTCCCCCACCGCAGCCTCCAGAGTCTCCGGAGCTG CAGCCTTACACAAACCGTCGGCAGAACCGCAAGTGTGGGACCTGTGCAGCCTGCCTGCGGCGGATGGACTGTGGCCACTGCGACTTCTGCTGTGACAAGCCCAAGTTTGGGGGCAGCAACCAGAAGCGCCAGAAGTGTCGCTGGCGCCAGTGCCTGCAGTTTGCTATG AAGCGGCTGCTGCCAAGTGTCTGGGCAGGGTCCGAAGATGGGGCATCGCCGCCCCCAGCTCACCCTCGTCGAAAGAGGCCTGGCTCTACTCGAAGGCCCCATCTGGGTCAGACCCTGAAGCCTCCCTTGGCCACACCCGCAGCTCAACCAGACCGAGCCCAGACTCCAGTGAAGGAGGAAGCAGGCAGTGGCTTTGTGCTGCCCCCACCTGGCACTGACCTTGTGTTCTTACGGGAGGGTGCAAGCAGTCCCGTGCAGGTGCCTGGCCCAGCCCCGGCTTCCACAGAAACTCGGTTGCAG GCAGTAGACCCAGGCCTGCCAGCAGTGAAGCAAGAGCCACCTGACCCTGAGGAGGACAAGGACGACAACAAGGCTGACTCCACCTCTGACTTGCCcccagaggaggaggcaggaggggctggCACGCCCGTG ATCACGGAGATTTTCAGCCTGGGTGGAACCCGCCTCCGGGACACAGCAGTCTGGTTGCCAAG GTCCAAGGACCTTAAAAAACCTGGAGGTAGAAAGCAGTAG
- the MBD1 gene encoding methyl-CpG-binding domain protein 1 isoform X20 codes for MAEDWLDCPALGPGWKRREVFRKSGATCGRSDTYYQSPTGDRIRSKVELTRYLGPACDLTLFDFKQGVLCYPSPKAQSLAITSRKRKKPSKPAKARKCQVGPQKSEVRKEAPRDDTKADTDTVPASLPAPGCCENCGISFSGDGTRRQRLKTLCKDCRAQRIAFNREQRMFKRVGCGECTACQVKEDCGACSTCLLQLPHDVASGLFCKCERRRCLRIVERSRGCGVCRGCQTREDCGRCRVCLRPPRPGLRRQWKCVQRRCLRGKHGRRRGGCDSKVVPRRRPPRAQSPPPPPPPQPPESPELHPRALAPSPPAEFIYYCVDEDELQPYTNRRQNRKCGTCAACLRRMDCGHCDFCCDKPKFGGSNQKRQKCRWRQCLQFAMKRLLPSVWAGSEDGASPPPAHPRRKRPGSTRRPHLGQTLKPPLATPAAQPDRAQTPVKEEAGSGFVLPPPGTDLVFLREGASSPVQVPGPAPASTETRLQEAQCPGLSWVVALPQVKQEKADAQEDWTPGTAILTSPVLLPGCPSKAVDPGLPAVKQEPPDPEEDKDDNKADSTSDLPPEEEAGGAGTPVITEIFSLGGTRLRDTAVWLPRSKDLKKPGGRKQ; via the exons ATGGCTGAGGACTGGCTGGACtgcccagccctgggccctggctggAAGCGCCGTGAGGTTTTTCGCAAGTCAGGTGCCACCTGTGGACGCTCAGACACCTACTACCAGAG CCCCACAGGAGACAGGATCCGAAGCAAAGTTGAGCTGACCCGATACCTGGGCCCTGCATGTGATCTCACCCTCTTCGACTTCAAACAAGGCGTCCTCTGCTATCCATCCCCCAAG GCCCAATCCTTGGCCATCACCAGCAGGAAGCGGAAGAAGCCTTCGAAGCCAGCCAAGGCTCGGAAGTGTCAGGTTGGACCTCAGAAGAGTGAGGTCAGGAAGGAGGCACCAAGGGATGACACCAAGGCTGACACTGACACAGTCCCAGCTTCGCTTCCTGCCCCTGG GTGCTGTGAGAACTGTGGAATCAGCTTTTCAGGAGATGGTACCCGAAGGCAGCGGCTCAAGACTTTGTGCAAGGACTGCCGAG CACAGAGGATCGCTTTCAATCGGGAGCAGAGGATGTTTAAG CGTGTGGGCTGCGGGGAGTGCACGGCCTGCCAGGTAAAGGAAGACTGTGGGGCCTGCTCCACCTGCCTCCTGCAGTTGCCCCATGATGTGGCCTCGGGGCTGTTCTGCAAGTGTGAGCGAAGACGGTGCCTCCGCATTGTGGAAAGG AGCCGAGGGTGTGGAGTGTGCCGGGGCTGTCAGACCCGAGAGGACTGTGGCCGCTGTCGAGTCTGCCTTCGCCCTCCGCGCCCCGGTCTCCGGCGCCAGTGGAAGTGCGTCCAGCGGCGCTGCCTCCGG GGTAAACACGGCCGCCGCAGAGGAGGCTGCGACTCCAAGGTGGTGCCCCGGCGGCGTCCACCCCGAGCCCAGTCACCGCCTCCACCTCCCCCACCGCAGCCTCCAGAGTCTCCGGAGCTG CACCCCAGAGCCCTGGCCCCCTCGCCACCTGCTGAATTCATCTATTACTGTGTAGACGAGGACGAGCTA CAGCCTTACACAAACCGTCGGCAGAACCGCAAGTGTGGGACCTGTGCAGCCTGCCTGCGGCGGATGGACTGTGGCCACTGCGACTTCTGCTGTGACAAGCCCAAGTTTGGGGGCAGCAACCAGAAGCGCCAGAAGTGTCGCTGGCGCCAGTGCCTGCAGTTTGCTATG AAGCGGCTGCTGCCAAGTGTCTGGGCAGGGTCCGAAGATGGGGCATCGCCGCCCCCAGCTCACCCTCGTCGAAAGAGGCCTGGCTCTACTCGAAGGCCCCATCTGGGTCAGACCCTGAAGCCTCCCTTGGCCACACCCGCAGCTCAACCAGACCGAGCCCAGACTCCAGTGAAGGAGGAAGCAGGCAGTGGCTTTGTGCTGCCCCCACCTGGCACTGACCTTGTGTTCTTACGGGAGGGTGCAAGCAGTCCCGTGCAGGTGCCTGGCCCAGCCCCGGCTTCCACAGAAACTCGGTTGCAG GAGGCCCAGTGCCCTGGCCTGAGTTGGGTTGTGGCCTTACCCCAGGTGAAGCAAGAGAAGGCGGATGCCCAGGAAGACTGGACACCTGGCACAGCCATCCTGACTTCTCCTGTATTGCTGCCTGGCTGCCCCAGCAAG GCAGTAGACCCAGGCCTGCCAGCAGTGAAGCAAGAGCCACCTGACCCTGAGGAGGACAAGGACGACAACAAGGCTGACTCCACCTCTGACTTGCCcccagaggaggaggcaggaggggctggCACGCCCGTG ATCACGGAGATTTTCAGCCTGGGTGGAACCCGCCTCCGGGACACAGCAGTCTGGTTGCCAAG GTCCAAGGACCTTAAAAAACCTGGAGGTAGAAAGCAGTAG
- the MBD1 gene encoding methyl-CpG-binding domain protein 1 isoform X28, giving the protein MAEDWLDCPALGPGWKRREVFRKSGATCGRSDTYYQSPTGDRIRSKVELTRYLGPACDLTLFDFKQGVLCYPSPKAQSLAITSRKRKKPSKPAKARKCQVGPQKSEVRKEAPRDDTKADTDTVPASLPAPGCCENCGISFSGDGTRRQRLKTLCKDCRAQRIAFNREQRMFKRVGCGECTACQVKEDCGACSTCLLQLPHDVASGLFCKCERRRCLRIVERSRGCGVCRGCQTREDCGRCRVCLRPPRPGLRRQWKCVQRRCLRHLAHRLRRHHQRCQRRPPLAVAPPAGKHGRRRGGCDSKVVPRRRPPRAQSPPPPPPPQPPESPELHPRALAPSPPAEFIYYCVDEDELQPYTNRRQNRKCGTCAACLRRMDCGHCDFCCDKPKFGGSNQKRQKCRWRQCLQFAMKRLLPSVWAGSEDGASPPPAHPRRKRPGSTRRPHLGQTLKPPLATPAAQPDRAQTPVKEEAGSGFVLPPPGTDLVFLREGASSPVQVPGPAPASTETRLQAVDPGLPAVKQEPPDPEEDKDDNKADSTSDLPPEEEAGGAGTPVITEIFSLGGTRLRDTAVWLPRSKDLKKPGGRKQ; this is encoded by the exons ATGGCTGAGGACTGGCTGGACtgcccagccctgggccctggctggAAGCGCCGTGAGGTTTTTCGCAAGTCAGGTGCCACCTGTGGACGCTCAGACACCTACTACCAGAG CCCCACAGGAGACAGGATCCGAAGCAAAGTTGAGCTGACCCGATACCTGGGCCCTGCATGTGATCTCACCCTCTTCGACTTCAAACAAGGCGTCCTCTGCTATCCATCCCCCAAG GCCCAATCCTTGGCCATCACCAGCAGGAAGCGGAAGAAGCCTTCGAAGCCAGCCAAGGCTCGGAAGTGTCAGGTTGGACCTCAGAAGAGTGAGGTCAGGAAGGAGGCACCAAGGGATGACACCAAGGCTGACACTGACACAGTCCCAGCTTCGCTTCCTGCCCCTGG GTGCTGTGAGAACTGTGGAATCAGCTTTTCAGGAGATGGTACCCGAAGGCAGCGGCTCAAGACTTTGTGCAAGGACTGCCGAG CACAGAGGATCGCTTTCAATCGGGAGCAGAGGATGTTTAAG CGTGTGGGCTGCGGGGAGTGCACGGCCTGCCAGGTAAAGGAAGACTGTGGGGCCTGCTCCACCTGCCTCCTGCAGTTGCCCCATGATGTGGCCTCGGGGCTGTTCTGCAAGTGTGAGCGAAGACGGTGCCTCCGCATTGTGGAAAGG AGCCGAGGGTGTGGAGTGTGCCGGGGCTGTCAGACCCGAGAGGACTGTGGCCGCTGTCGAGTCTGCCTTCGCCCTCCGCGCCCCGGTCTCCGGCGCCAGTGGAAGTGCGTCCAGCGGCGCTGCCTCCGG CACCTTGCTCACCGCCTCCGTCGCCACCATCAGCGATGTCAACGACGCCCTCCCCTGGCTGTGGCTCCCCCTGCT GGTAAACACGGCCGCCGCAGAGGAGGCTGCGACTCCAAGGTGGTGCCCCGGCGGCGTCCACCCCGAGCCCAGTCACCGCCTCCACCTCCCCCACCGCAGCCTCCAGAGTCTCCGGAGCTG CACCCCAGAGCCCTGGCCCCCTCGCCACCTGCTGAATTCATCTATTACTGTGTAGACGAGGACGAGCTA CAGCCTTACACAAACCGTCGGCAGAACCGCAAGTGTGGGACCTGTGCAGCCTGCCTGCGGCGGATGGACTGTGGCCACTGCGACTTCTGCTGTGACAAGCCCAAGTTTGGGGGCAGCAACCAGAAGCGCCAGAAGTGTCGCTGGCGCCAGTGCCTGCAGTTTGCTATG AAGCGGCTGCTGCCAAGTGTCTGGGCAGGGTCCGAAGATGGGGCATCGCCGCCCCCAGCTCACCCTCGTCGAAAGAGGCCTGGCTCTACTCGAAGGCCCCATCTGGGTCAGACCCTGAAGCCTCCCTTGGCCACACCCGCAGCTCAACCAGACCGAGCCCAGACTCCAGTGAAGGAGGAAGCAGGCAGTGGCTTTGTGCTGCCCCCACCTGGCACTGACCTTGTGTTCTTACGGGAGGGTGCAAGCAGTCCCGTGCAGGTGCCTGGCCCAGCCCCGGCTTCCACAGAAACTCGGTTGCAG GCAGTAGACCCAGGCCTGCCAGCAGTGAAGCAAGAGCCACCTGACCCTGAGGAGGACAAGGACGACAACAAGGCTGACTCCACCTCTGACTTGCCcccagaggaggaggcaggaggggctggCACGCCCGTG ATCACGGAGATTTTCAGCCTGGGTGGAACCCGCCTCCGGGACACAGCAGTCTGGTTGCCAAG GTCCAAGGACCTTAAAAAACCTGGAGGTAGAAAGCAGTAG
- the MBD1 gene encoding methyl-CpG-binding domain protein 1 isoform X16: MAEDWLDCPALGPGWKRREVFRKSGATCGRSDTYYQSPTGDRIRSKVELTRYLGPACDLTLFDFKQGVLCYPSPKAQSLAITSRKRKKPSKPAKARKCQVGPQKSEVRKEAPRDDTKADTDTVPASLPAPGCCENCGISFSGDGTRRQRLKTLCKDCRAQRIAFNREQRMFKRVGCGECTACQVKEDCGACSTCLLQLPHDVASGLFCKCERRRCLRIVERSRGCGVCRGCQTREDCGRCRVCLRPPRPGLRRQWKCVQRRCLRGKHGRRRGGCDSKVVPRRRPPRAQSPPPPPPPQPPESPELHPRALAPSPPAEFIYYCVDEDELPYTNRRQNRKCGTCAACLRRMDCGHCDFCCDKPKFGGSNQKRQKCRWRQCLQFAMKRLLPSVWAGSEDGASPPPAHPRRKRPGSTRRPHLGQTLKPPLATPAAQPDRAQTPVKEEAGSGFVLPPPGTDLVFLREGASSPVQVPGPAPASTETRLQEAQCPGLSWVVALPQVKQEKADAQEDWTPGTAILTSPVLLPGCPSKAVDPGLPAVKQEPPDPEEDKDDNKADSTSDLPPEEEAGGAGTPVITEIFSLGGTRLRDTAVWLPRAGNREGKMDVKSGRRRTHWRP, encoded by the exons ATGGCTGAGGACTGGCTGGACtgcccagccctgggccctggctggAAGCGCCGTGAGGTTTTTCGCAAGTCAGGTGCCACCTGTGGACGCTCAGACACCTACTACCAGAG CCCCACAGGAGACAGGATCCGAAGCAAAGTTGAGCTGACCCGATACCTGGGCCCTGCATGTGATCTCACCCTCTTCGACTTCAAACAAGGCGTCCTCTGCTATCCATCCCCCAAG GCCCAATCCTTGGCCATCACCAGCAGGAAGCGGAAGAAGCCTTCGAAGCCAGCCAAGGCTCGGAAGTGTCAGGTTGGACCTCAGAAGAGTGAGGTCAGGAAGGAGGCACCAAGGGATGACACCAAGGCTGACACTGACACAGTCCCAGCTTCGCTTCCTGCCCCTGG GTGCTGTGAGAACTGTGGAATCAGCTTTTCAGGAGATGGTACCCGAAGGCAGCGGCTCAAGACTTTGTGCAAGGACTGCCGAG CACAGAGGATCGCTTTCAATCGGGAGCAGAGGATGTTTAAG CGTGTGGGCTGCGGGGAGTGCACGGCCTGCCAGGTAAAGGAAGACTGTGGGGCCTGCTCCACCTGCCTCCTGCAGTTGCCCCATGATGTGGCCTCGGGGCTGTTCTGCAAGTGTGAGCGAAGACGGTGCCTCCGCATTGTGGAAAGG AGCCGAGGGTGTGGAGTGTGCCGGGGCTGTCAGACCCGAGAGGACTGTGGCCGCTGTCGAGTCTGCCTTCGCCCTCCGCGCCCCGGTCTCCGGCGCCAGTGGAAGTGCGTCCAGCGGCGCTGCCTCCGG GGTAAACACGGCCGCCGCAGAGGAGGCTGCGACTCCAAGGTGGTGCCCCGGCGGCGTCCACCCCGAGCCCAGTCACCGCCTCCACCTCCCCCACCGCAGCCTCCAGAGTCTCCGGAGCTG CACCCCAGAGCCCTGGCCCCCTCGCCACCTGCTGAATTCATCTATTACTGTGTAGACGAGGACGAGCTA CCTTACACAAACCGTCGGCAGAACCGCAAGTGTGGGACCTGTGCAGCCTGCCTGCGGCGGATGGACTGTGGCCACTGCGACTTCTGCTGTGACAAGCCCAAGTTTGGGGGCAGCAACCAGAAGCGCCAGAAGTGTCGCTGGCGCCAGTGCCTGCAGTTTGCTATG AAGCGGCTGCTGCCAAGTGTCTGGGCAGGGTCCGAAGATGGGGCATCGCCGCCCCCAGCTCACCCTCGTCGAAAGAGGCCTGGCTCTACTCGAAGGCCCCATCTGGGTCAGACCCTGAAGCCTCCCTTGGCCACACCCGCAGCTCAACCAGACCGAGCCCAGACTCCAGTGAAGGAGGAAGCAGGCAGTGGCTTTGTGCTGCCCCCACCTGGCACTGACCTTGTGTTCTTACGGGAGGGTGCAAGCAGTCCCGTGCAGGTGCCTGGCCCAGCCCCGGCTTCCACAGAAACTCGGTTGCAG GAGGCCCAGTGCCCTGGCCTGAGTTGGGTTGTGGCCTTACCCCAGGTGAAGCAAGAGAAGGCGGATGCCCAGGAAGACTGGACACCTGGCACAGCCATCCTGACTTCTCCTGTATTGCTGCCTGGCTGCCCCAGCAAG GCAGTAGACCCAGGCCTGCCAGCAGTGAAGCAAGAGCCACCTGACCCTGAGGAGGACAAGGACGACAACAAGGCTGACTCCACCTCTGACTTGCCcccagaggaggaggcaggaggggctggCACGCCCGTG ATCACGGAGATTTTCAGCCTGGGTGGAACCCGCCTCCGGGACACAGCAGTCTGGTTGCCAAG